GGGTACGGCGTAGCAGAGGAACATCCAGGGGTCGTCCGCATCCGGCTCGATCACTTCCCGAAGCCGCAGAATCTGATCGCGGCTGATGGGAAACTCGGTACGCAGGAATTCGTCCACCTTGCTGAACCCCTGCAACGACCAGACGACCCCGGGCTCCTCTGAAGGCATCCACCGATCGTATCGCCGCGTGGGGGTGCATAGGTCAACGTCCCCTGCCGGTGTCATAGGCGCCTGCCAGGATCACGCACATGACAGCCGGAGAAGATCTCGTTCCCCGCGTGGCGGCGAAGGCCAGGGCCACTTCCACGACGTTGCCTCCCGCCGCCAGTGCCGAGGAGATCGCCTCGGCAGAGGCAGTTCTCGGCTTCGCACTCCCGCCTCTGCTGGCGAGCCTGTACCGGGAGGTGGCCAACGGTGGCTACGGACCCGAGTATCAGCTCCTTCCGCTGGTCGGAGCA
The sequence above is a segment of the Streptomyces sp. NBC_01255 genome. Coding sequences within it:
- a CDS encoding DUF7683 domain-containing protein, which codes for MPSEEPGVVWSLQGFSKVDEFLRTEFPISRDQILRLREVIEPDADDPWMFLCYAVPVELWPAVDAILQCGPPDPGLDYLTDCHAA